One Styela clava chromosome 4, kaStyClav1.hap1.2, whole genome shotgun sequence genomic window, cgcacaaatatatggacacgttagaccagagcgaatcagtctttaccggtacctttgacgctaccggtaccctcaaaaaagttctgaatttccagtagcaagaattttgccgaatcaaaacgtacagccagtcatgacactgactaaaatccgtgttcccatggataaaaaataatacagcaaaattttagacgaaatatcaaattttcatagaattcacgcaaaattttgaaataaataaaagtaataaccttctagcgaagaaattaatctttaaccactgaaaatttcaaagcaattggtccagtattcgaagagaaaagcgattttttaaaaacgtgtcaaagaacaagaacaacataatattgaaacgatcgttatggccactaaacgtgtccaataacataaaatacccaaggtctgggcaaaatatgaacgattgtaatttattttattgcatgcggctaAAAGGTACAACGCatgcacaattgactgtgtttcgatttcgcagttactatgatgaataaccaaagaaaacataaaactaaattttgtgattcacaatgtctataaaagtctgctgaaacaacacttatagtgttatcttccatttaagtttcagttttaatatttcagaatgccgctttccaatcaagaaattcgagttgcggatttacctctttattaattattatttttagtatttcgtcgccgatgactataatatgataacatgtttttttacattgaactcataattccccacgagaacaaaaaagcaattatcgttgtcattgtggaacaatacacgTATATGTtaatggaaatttttgatttaggaagaataaacatcggcgtaaagatgtttaaggtttaaaacacgccatactgacgaaaacaatcggcgattgtaacaaaatgcaatcgcgcgcGTTTTTAgcgccttttaagtcttccaaaaatgtcaaaagggaaaagattcgacccctaatttattgatatgtttgtcaagtgtcaaatttatagctttagtatatataatttatctttgaaatttagattcatttatgacttgtattaaccctattaaaaaggtgctgcattcaaattaagtaaagtacttttaacttactcaggaatattaattggaaagtaacaattttaacatttattttggggctccgtgaataatggtcaaccttttcaagggctccgcaacatcaaaagtttgagaacccctgatatagagtatacgttgcaataaacgcaccttgagtccgtaGAAGGTTtggccggtgagaaaatagtccgcgaccaaaaaaggttgggaaacgctggactAGAGCTTTGCAGTAACGtgtaataagaaaataaatatacagaCTTATATTGGGCAGGAGCTCTACTCCTGTGAAACATCTGGGAAGAACTTTGCGAGAGCGTGTAATATGAATAGGCATAAACAAACTCATACTCGGGAAAGGCTATATTCTTGAGAAACACGCGAAAACAACTTTTTGAGAGTGCGTTGTTTGAAAAGACATACACAACTTCATCAAAGGGTAAAGCTATATTCTTctgaaatatgtggaaaaagaCACTCCCCAGTATGAGTTTGAGTATTTCATTTACAATTACACATTATCGCCAATCTCTTCCCAAGTGCTTTTCAAAAATACGGCCTCTGCACAATATTTGTTTGCGTATACTTTAGAAATGACTTGCTCtcggaaacatttttttttacgttttgtcattttgtttgCGCCTTTCCAATATAAACGCTTTGGCTTCCCCTTCTTTATATTTGTCAATGCCTGTTCACACTGCATGCCATGAAAGAGCTCTTTGTAGATGTTTCTCTAGAATATGGCCTTTTCTGATTATGAGGTGTTTGTTTATGTATACACAAATTACGCGCTCTCGCGAAGCTCTTCCCAGAAGTTTCACAATAATACGGACCCTACTCAGTATGTGTTGTGGTagttatttacaaattacacTAGGTCACACAGCTCTTGTatcatgttttattataatacgGTCTTTCTTTTGGATGAGTTTGCACACAGCTCTTGTatcatgttttattataatacgGTCTTTCTTTTGGATGAGTTTGTGTATGCTTCACAAATGAGAACACGTAGTTTAAAAGGATGTACACAAATTCATAAAAGGGAAAAGCCATATTTCTGTGAACTATGTGAAAAGAGGTTTGTTAGATCGATTAACCGGAAAAACCAAGCACAAACTCATACGAGAGCTTTGCGATAAGCGTGtaatttgaaaagaaatttAGAAACTCGTACTGAGGAGAGGTCTTATTCCTGTGGAACTTCTGGAAAGAGCTTTGCGAGAGCGTGTAATATGAATGGTCATAAACAAACTCCTACTCGGAAGAGTACATATTCTTGAGAAACATGCGCTAAGGGCTCTTTGAGGTTATGCAAAAGACATACATAATTTTATAGAAAGGGAAAGCCATATTCTTGAAACATGTGGGAAGAAATTTGCGATAGGGTGTAAGTTGAAAGAGCATACTCAAACTCATACCGAAAGAGGCAGTACTATGAAGAAACATAAGGCAAGTGATTTGTGATAGCTgtaacttgaaataaaatacacaaatttATAGTCGGGAGAGGCCGTTTTGAGAGCGCGTACTTTGAGAAGACGTGCATAAATTTATCAAAGTGTAAGCTAGATTGTCAACTATGTGGAAAGAGATTTTTGAAAGCGAGTCATTTGAAAAAGCATACGCAAACTCATACCGAAACAGTATTATGGTGAAACATAAGGCAAGAGCTTTGCGATAGCGTGTAATTTGAAAAGAAATACAAAACTTTGTGAAACTTTTGGGAAGACCTTAGCAAGAGCGTGTCATTTAAATAGGTATAAATTTGAAAGTTCATAAACCTATCGTGCTTGCAACCAAATAGGGGATCAATCTACTAGAATGAACAATCTATCAAAGAAAGCTTCGAAACAGGCTGATGCGAACATAGAATGGAAAAAAGGTTGGTTAATGTAATAGCGTGATGGTAACACTGCAGCGTTACACTGTTATTGTCGTTGTCAActcaaataaatgaaaaatacttgTCTACTAAGCACTGCAGGTAACTTCAAACCTTTTCTGCCATCGCTAtcaacattaattttaaatcatttccatcatttcatttagaaaattttatttccataACCAGCATGGAGCAAGAGCACAACATTggcaatttacaaaaaaaaaaaaatttaaattttggatTCCAAATTGCATGGTATAGACATGTTCATTCCTTCTACAGCATTCCTTGCATTATACACGTTCAAATTCATTAGCACAAAGAAATAGAGCAGAGGTTGTCTACGCAACTCTAGGAGTTTTTGTCGAACCCGAAAGATTTGAACTGATAAAACCAAGGCGCAACCAGAACTTTGTAAGGGGAAAGCTAATTTTATGCAATGTTATACAAAATGCAACCTTTAATTGACAGATAATAAATTTGTTGCGTTATCATTGCGTATGTAGTTTTAAGGCTTCTATCTAACGGACATACAATATTAATAGGTTATAATCTGTTGTTGCGCCACTGGTTAAAGCAACATGAATTGCAACCAAAGAACATCTCGTTCTTGGATGGCATAGTTCAGAAAAAACTCCTTGGAATTCCAGAGTTTTCCGTACAAACTTGGAACTACTATCATTATGGTGATGTAACCTTAGCTTAGATGACGCTATAACGTGTCGAAATAACCTTTATCATGCTCATGTTGCCTGATGCCTGAATTAGCATAAAAAACGAATCATATTTGTGTGTCATCGCACATATTCTTTCCCAGGATTTCACTATAAATTCATTTGTACTTTCAACAAGCTACTTGATGACAAGCAAACTGGATAAAATATAGCAGGCTGGATACAAGAGATTGTTTCAGATTTTGGTGTTCCTCTCTCACAAATTGTCTCCATATCAACAAATAATGGTTTAAATATGATTGCAGctgttaaaatattgaaaagagaGCATAATTTGAATGTGATTCGATGTGCCGCTCACACCCTGCAGTTGTGCCTACAGAGGGGATTTGCTTTGAGGGACATTGTAGATTTGTTGGAAACGGCCAGAAAAATTGTGAACTTTTTTAGACGATCTGCATCAAACATGCTGTGCCTCAGAAAAAAAAGTAAGGGGAGATAACAGGGAAGCCATTATTGCTGAACCTAATAATCGATGTGTCCACCAGGTGTCACTTCATTTATGAAATGCTCTCGAGACTCAATGAACTTAAATGGCACATCCGTGCAGTGGTCTCTGAACTAAGGGGAGGTAATCAAAGAGAAATATCACATCTTGAAATGAAAGAACATTACTGGGAAATTTTGCAAGATTTATTGCCAATTCTACTGCCCGTTAAGGTAGCTACAACATTTTTGGATGGCAACAATATATAACCTTGCCTTCCCTAAAGCCAGTACTTAAAGGGTTGGCGAAAAATATAAGTGTTGGACCGTTGGTAACCCTAATGAAAATACAAGAATTGTTGCGTTGCACCATTAAGGTCGTCCAGGACAAGGGTGATGATAATTTTAAGCAAAGCTCTgccatgaaatattttttgtatcgaATTCTATCATTCATTGAATATTAAAGACGCCCAAATTTCATATTCATTCGCGAATAATTGCTTCCAATTTTTGACTTGTGCTCAAAACTGAGCTACATGTTACTAGTAGACTATAAATATTAACGTTGACGCAAATATTCAGCTTAGAAATCTCTAGGTTTGTCACAACAACCTATTTCCATAAGCAGAAAACATATTAAAACGTTATCATGCAGAAGTACACAAAGCATGTGATATCAACGGCGATGCAACGAGTTTCCGAGGGATTTATACCCGTTATAGACAGTTCGAATAAAACCTATTAATTTGTGAAAAACTGCACATATTTAAGATAAAAGTAGGATTCTGGGTATATGCGGTAAAATATATGAACCCTAAAATAAGGACAGGGAAACATAGAAATAAGATAACAATGaatgaaatgtaataaacagAATGTATTCATGTGGTGCGACCcttgtataatcattgactcttggtttgattcaatttcttgAGCAGAATCCTTGTGCTTCTGCCTCCTGGGttgcattgtgagcagaaattGCTGCTTTACCTATGGATTTCAGGTTAATGTCACATTCACGaaagctgcagtgcgcaaaaCACTGGTCATTCGTTTCGTTTGACGCTgttgaattctttctcataatcatCACAGCGAAAGtttttacgtttactcattttatatcatatgaagttccagatctaaaccaaattcaaagtttaatttaccggtatattcattCATAAAGACAATAAGGACGTTTgttaaaaataaggaaaaaaaaatattttctaagacaAAGGCTTTCAATataaggacaaatcttagaaattaggacgttatggcagccctgattataggcagggttgccataccgtacttatttctaagatttgtgcttattttctagcgtGTGTCTTATAAAGTAaggatgtgcttatttctaagaaaagaGCTTATTTTTGAGTTACGTGCTCATTTTGTCTTAGAACCATGGATGACTTGTTtatgttttgcgtacaaagcttccGTAGAAACGAGGGAcgatgtatttttaatatacgcaacgtgtttaatttaaaattatgtgtttaTGTTATTTAATAATCAATTTGTTACCCACATTTTGGGTTAGATGGCTGCGCATCTCATCGAATATGCGCAGACGCCCTTTGGGTTGTTGTTTCATGTGCAAGATGTTGAATGCTGGATGTTTATTGTGTGTTCCTGCCTACTTTTCTGTAGCTTCTCACATTTTAGAGGTTGCGTGTGGCCgttatttaatgtttttttatgGTCTTGCGCGATTTAGGGGCCGCATGCAACcttgttcgaagcgacttctaataataaaaagttgGAGTGCGGAAGAGACTTGTGTATGATTCCTTTCTCATTTTCAATCTGCCTTTCTGCCGTTGTTAAGTACCCCCCAAAATAAACTTTAGACACCCGTGCTTATTTCTGGCTCTAGGTCGATGGCAACACTGATTATAGGTCAAGTGAAGAAAAAATTTTCTGTAAAAGGTACAATACTTGAGATAGAGCGAGACCAAAACGCTATGCTGCTAAGGTTTTTTTGTATATAAGGTGCAAAGTATTCAATTTCGTCACcactttacctacatctgactgacatttttcgcaatgcatcgcatttttgatgcATTGCTTTCTTTCAACAAGAATgttgtcacatcatcctggtcatttgcaagacagactgtgtcttcattttcacaattatttgttcatttttatcaaattctccatgtccttcagcaaatatttcgatcagtcatcaACGAACAGGGCGAGTTTGCGAGCTCGCGTCGTCAAGCACATGTCTGAACCTACCgaccgtgacgcccgccacttgCAAGTACAACAGCGCCTTTGATGGTTTATTATATAGCGAGCGGGgttggacatctagtagtagtatatatttacggttaggcaagtgaatatactcctgctcataggtttcggtccttttacacaacttgatgtaaagtaggcgaacaaacttagttaccttcatattggtgcacacacttctggagtgccgaaCTAAGTTTGTCTTAGACATTCTATCACCAATCACCCTCTCCCAGCCCGATACTCTGAAAAAATAGTAGGTCATTTCACACATGAGAAATTTTCTATTCGACGGCTCGTTTCCTTTCCTGTTTAATCCCCATGAATTGATGAACAATATCAAAGAAAACCCAAAAATGatcgaatcaaatattcattattattatgtttcgTTATATACATAAATCACATCGGGTGAGACAGCTATGAATTTTCATTTGCTAAGAAAACGGTTTCAATAGACGAGAATATCAATTGAAGGCATGGGTAATACGGTTAATAGTAGTGAAGTAATAATAAAGTTAAGTAATATTAAATAGGAATTTAACTCTGccatcaaaaaaattatttgatccATCAACATAGTTCTGCCAATTATTGAgctggttttatatttcacagaaGACACCGCGCTTTTCCTGGGTAGGCGCAACATTCAATATTCCCTGATTTTTCGCGCCTGGATCTTTTTGGACATGAACAGAAACATTTGTGTGCGATGAAATGTTTTTCGGATGATGAGGATACCACACTTCTGTAGGTAGAGTGACTGCTCCTCCACTCGACAGCAAAAGCTGATTGTTCTGTGACAATTAAACGGTTGAATTAGTTGCTTGAAATGTTAACACAACTGACATGTTACATGAAGTAAGAAAATACTATCTTCGGGTAATAGGCTTCATACTGAAATTATTTAACACAAACAAAGTACGATAAGGTAGGGAAAGATACATAGGACAGCTCTTTTCGATAAGAACTGTATAAATCGGGCGTAACCGGTAATTAATGTATTATCATAAATTGCAAGTTGCtcggaaatttaaaaaatactagGTCGACCGCTTGGATATGATAATAAAGTATACAGTTCCAATGATACTAGACGTTGCAAAATATCCAAATCATTGATAAATCGTGAGGCTTCGCCGATTTGCCATTTATTTGgtgattttattgcaaaattggAGCCAATCTTCGAGGGCAGagaaatttacaaaatgaatcaAACTCTGAGTACTGGGATTCGCGATCGTGACCTACCAAACTGACCTTATACTCCATCCCTGTCCAGAGGGATGTTCTAGTTCTATCAGAGATCACTGAACGTACATGAGTGAAAAGCAACTTGTAAACATCGAAGTCGTAAATATTCGCGGGATTTCCGTTGTTCGTTGATTTGCAAATTGATTCAGCATCGTTGAAGGTGACGTTCTTTGTATCATACAACAACACTCGGTAGCATCTTGAATTGTATGTGACGTCACATTTATCTGAAAACAACATAATCGTgatcattatttattttatatcaaaagaaTCTTCAGAAAATGAGTCATTGAAAAAGGGATTAAAACTTCTTAGGGTTGTTTACTTTGTAAAACATGTCtgggaaatatttttattaatatttccaGAATGAGAAAAGTCTGTAAGACAAATTAATTTTGCGAGAAAGTTAAAACCAATCTATTTTAATGTGAAAGTATATTCTATAGGTTCAGATACATTGTTGGTTGTCGAAGTCGTAAACGACTAATGGTTTGGTTAATCACCCAACAACGAATAAGGGTCCAGTTCTTGAAATCGTAAGTTCTAAGGTTCTTTcatacaaagcccccgccaaaaaaaaaaaacttgccaacgctcaaaatatgaaaactaataattataattagagttAGGAGTGCATATTgcattgaaaattcaaatcattcTAAACTCGAACCCTAACTGGGTAATTACTCATTTGGTATTTAAAACGTGACGGGGgtgttttctcaaatctcacatttttgcattagtggcgtgGGCTTCGTACAAAAGAATTCAATAACCATGGTTgatgattacaaaaaatatatgttgAAACTGCCATACTTTTTCATTGATCCAAATCATAGTTACAAACTACCGGGCCATGAAAATTTGCCTAAAAATTGTTATACTTGTGAATGTGGCAAGTTTTATTGTCAAATTATCAGTtacaaaacataataaaaattacttttagCTTTCTCATCATGACTCTTTTTGATCAGTCTGACGATGTctgttgaaaaattatatattttagttGTGTGTGGGATAAGGTGTTTTGAATCAGTTTTCAGTTTAAGTTGTCGCCAAAGTATAAACCAAATATTGCTAAAAGGTTGAAGTTGCAATACTTGTTCATGGGCTTACTcggaatgaaaattattttgcacaAAAAAACATAAGCGGAAATGTGGATAGTTTAcagattagaaaaaaaattacggacaattatttttttacacGGTGCTTATTCTCTCCAAAATATATCATGACGTACTCACCTGATCCATCGtttttctgtgaaataaatACGAAATGCAGATAATTAGTAAAGTAATTATGACACTCAAGttgtattaaattatattagTTGTAAAACAAGCATAAGACGGAACAGCCAATCCTTATCAAATAGGGGCAAAATTGTTTTACCACCAGACTATAAAGTTTTTATGACGATGGTTGTTATAGACTGAGTGTAGGGCATAACGCTTTTGGCATCGCAAGATAAAGATTTTTGGCCGAGCCGAACAGCTTCGAGTCGTTCCAAAAATAGTAGCTTTAAAAGTTTCAGTGGCCCTTTTTCCCCAAAGTCTTGTTTGGGGTCGAAGTGTAAAAacacttaaaataaaaatagaaacttTAATTTTACCTCGCAATCTCCAACTTGTACGAGTTTTCCTTTCACGATCTTCGAAACGCAAGCTCCGgctgacaaataaaaaatattttaagttaGATATAACATCTTATACAAAAAGTAGCAGGCATTCCTAGTACATTGAATGATATGTTCTGGGTGGGATTTAcgtatttatcccgggaaaGAGGGAAGGCGATAAAACGGCTTTatcatatggcgtaccacggTCACTCGTCCCGTTACCAGTCGATAtatgggtatgggattagtttactagttatttgtttcaaatgcatatGAGAACGAACAAATAAACCCAGTATAGTTTGAAAAAAGTGGGCTTTATATTGAGTTAAACTTGAATATGACGCCATCTTGTGTCAAATATTATAGGTTGTATGGTGTGATGTAATTTGAAATGATTGGAGAAATCTTTTATATTTCAACTGTCTTGACAGCAAAAGTGAAGGATGGTTGTAGACAAAGATTGCCTGTAAACAGGTATTGCAAAATCTAATAAGTAATTGTTTTCGAAACTAATCATTCAGAAATCGTTATCTTACTGGGTATTTTTTTCTCGGCAAGCAATCCACAGATAAGAGAGATAAAGAAAAGTATTTCGACGAAGTCCATGTTTGCCTCTAGAAAGATTTGGTGACGCAACAAGCTACTTAGATGTAAAGTAAATACtgcaaatatattgaaaaatattatagattCTGC contains:
- the LOC120326844 gene encoding uncharacterized protein LOC120326844 isoform X1, which gives rise to MDFVEILFFISLICGLLAEKKIPTGACVSKIVKGKLVQVGDCEKNDGSDIVRLIKKSHDEKAKNKCDVTYNSRCYRVLLYDTKNVTFNDAESICKSTNNGNPANIYDFDVYKLLFTHVRSVISDRTRTSLWTGMEYKNNQLLLSSGGAVTLPTEVWYPHHPKNISSHTNVSVHVQKDPGAKNQGILNVAPTQEKRGVFCEI
- the LOC120326844 gene encoding uncharacterized protein LOC120326844 isoform X3; amino-acid sequence: MDFVEILFFISLICGLLAEKKIPTGACVSKIVKGKLVQVGDCEKNDGSDIVRLIKKSHDEKAKNKCDVTYNSRCYRVLLYDTKNVTFNDAESICKSTNNGNPANIYDFDVYKLLFTHNNQLLLSSGGAVTLPTEVWYPHHPKNISSHTNVSVHVQKDPGAKNQGILNVAPTQEKRGVFCEI
- the LOC120326844 gene encoding uncharacterized protein LOC120326844 isoform X2, producing the protein MDFVEILFFISLICGLLAEKKIPTGACVSKIVKGKLVQVGDCEKNDGSDKCDVTYNSRCYRVLLYDTKNVTFNDAESICKSTNNGNPANIYDFDVYKLLFTHVRSVISDRTRTSLWTGMEYKNNQLLLSSGGAVTLPTEVWYPHHPKNISSHTNVSVHVQKDPGAKNQGILNVAPTQEKRGVFCEI